The following proteins are encoded in a genomic region of Lactiplantibacillus plantarum:
- a CDS encoding DUF2316 family protein, protein MSLNAQQMQATRDELQANFALTGLTKAQVADDLGISSTKLDHLFDLTQQSLNDPWILRNYLIEKVEAGGKTPVPFTALSGDWHRHWFLNSAVIDRREMSAGDC, encoded by the coding sequence ATGTCATTAAACGCACAACAAATGCAGGCAACCCGGGATGAATTACAAGCTAACTTTGCGTTGACTGGTCTTACGAAAGCCCAGGTAGCTGATGATTTAGGGATTAGTTCAACTAAGCTCGATCACTTATTTGACTTAACACAACAATCTTTGAACGATCCGTGGATCTTACGTAATTATTTGATTGAAAAGGTGGAAGCAGGCGGGAAGACGCCGGTGCCATTTACGGCATTAAGTGGCGACTGGCATCGTCATTGGTTTTTGAATAGCGCTGTCATTGATCGTCGCGAAATGTCGGCCGGTGATTGCTAA